From Yersinia hibernica, a single genomic window includes:
- a CDS encoding VENN motif pre-toxin domain-containing protein has translation MKKVMVAWLHSNYDSVQEQTGIFAGKGGFDITVGEHTQLDGAVIASTADKSKNSLDTGTLGFSNIENKADFKAEHQGGSLSTGGPVGSDLLSNLGGVVLSGLGNDGHAEGTTQAAIADGTITIRDTDKQQQNVDDLSRDTDNANGSIGPIFDKEKEQNRLREAQLIGEIGGQVSDIVRTQGRIAEEKALKDPEAIQAAKEALAQKGILTPTEEQLTNQIRNTAMAPYGTGSALQQGIQAATAAIQGLAGGNMAQALAGASAPYLAEVIKKSTGDNQAANAMAHAVLGAVTAYASGNSALAGAAGAATAELMAPIIIAAMGWDKNTLSEDQKQTVSALATLAAGLAGGLTGDSTADTVAGAQAGKNAVENNALHDIIDNKTAGVSQEQKYQNAQKELVAAVEEFKAQNCAGLSAEACSAKISEHRDELLKGFAEFGIDFVPIIGDIKSLAEAQSALDYLVVAISIIPGVGDAAGKAIKAAESALKKGDVTEASKLINKASDEISAQPIWKGSIVQSRVNLRVGDGSTGSGLEYAWKKHGGEWGANKSHFTVTQDELKTILQSDTVVKTSVQYSVVPQI, from the coding sequence GTGAAGAAAGTAATGGTCGCTTGGCTGCACAGTAATTATGACTCGGTGCAGGAGCAGACCGGTATCTTCGCAGGCAAAGGTGGCTTTGATATCACCGTTGGTGAACATACCCAGTTGGATGGTGCCGTGATTGCCAGCACCGCCGACAAGAGCAAAAACAGTCTGGATACCGGTACGCTGGGCTTCAGTAACATCGAAAACAAAGCTGATTTCAAGGCCGAGCATCAGGGCGGAAGCCTGAGCACCGGTGGCCCGGTGGGGTCTGACCTGCTGAGTAATCTGGGCGGCGTGGTGCTGTCGGGTCTGGGCAATGATGGTCATGCCGAGGGCACGACGCAAGCAGCCATCGCTGATGGCACTATCACTATTCGCGATACCGATAAACAGCAGCAGAATGTCGATGACCTGAGTCGCGATACCGACAACGCCAACGGCAGTATCGGCCCTATCTTTGATAAAGAGAAAGAGCAAAACCGGCTGCGGGAAGCGCAGCTTATTGGCGAGATTGGTGGTCAGGTCAGCGATATTGTTCGCACTCAGGGCAGAATAGCGGAAGAAAAAGCGCTGAAAGACCCAGAAGCTATTCAGGCGGCAAAAGAAGCGCTGGCTCAAAAAGGTATTCTGACGCCAACGGAAGAACAACTGACCAACCAGATACGCAATACCGCCATGGCGCCTTACGGTACTGGCAGTGCCCTGCAACAAGGCATTCAAGCAGCAACGGCAGCGATACAGGGGCTAGCGGGCGGTAACATGGCGCAGGCACTGGCGGGCGCTTCAGCACCGTATCTGGCAGAAGTGATTAAGAAAAGCACCGGCGATAATCAGGCCGCCAATGCCATGGCACACGCCGTGCTGGGTGCAGTCACTGCCTATGCCAGTGGTAACAGTGCATTGGCAGGCGCTGCGGGTGCGGCGACGGCAGAACTGATGGCACCGATTATCATCGCGGCAATGGGCTGGGACAAAAACACTCTCTCGGAAGACCAGAAACAGACGGTCAGTGCACTGGCAACACTGGCAGCAGGGCTGGCGGGTGGCTTGACCGGTGACAGCACCGCTGATACGGTTGCGGGTGCGCAGGCTGGGAAAAATGCGGTTGAGAATAATGCACTCCATGACATTATTGATAATAAAACCGCTGGTGTATCGCAGGAACAGAAATATCAAAATGCGCAGAAAGAGTTGGTTGCCGCAGTTGAAGAGTTCAAGGCGCAGAACTGCGCCGGGTTAAGTGCAGAGGCTTGTTCAGCGAAGATAAGTGAACATCGTGATGAATTGCTGAAGGGATTTGCTGAATTTGGAATAGACTTCGTTCCTATCATCGGCGATATCAAAAGCCTTGCGGAAGCCCAAAGTGCATTGGATTACCTTGTTGTCGCGATAAGTATTATACCAGGTGTTGGCGATGCCGCGGGCAAGGCGATTAAAGCAGCGGAATCGGCGCTGAAGAAAGGTGATGTTACAGAAGCATCTAAGCTGATTAACAAGGCCAGTGATGAGATCTCAGCGCAGCCAATCTGGAAAGGTTCAATTGTTCAGTCGAGAGTTAACCTCAGAGTTGGGGATGGTTCTACAGGCTCAGGATTGGAATATGCCTGGAAGAAACATGGTGGTGAGTGGGGAGCTAATAAATCACATTTTACTGTCACCCAAGATGAACTGAAGACGATATTGCAATCAGACACAGTTGTTAAAACGTCAGTACAATATTCGGTCGTGCCGCAGATTTAG
- a CDS encoding barstar family protein: MNEVILDGASVETEPDFHKVMSTLLDFGPYYGKNLDALRDRLSNDVERPVTIVWLNSEQSKRCLGECFDKIVQIFEQTKQQDILFNWDEKFDYILK, from the coding sequence ATGAATGAAGTAATTTTAGATGGGGCGAGCGTAGAAACTGAGCCTGACTTCCATAAGGTTATGTCCACGTTATTAGATTTTGGCCCTTATTATGGGAAGAATCTTGATGCTCTCAGGGATCGTCTAAGTAATGACGTAGAAAGGCCAGTAACGATAGTTTGGCTAAACTCTGAGCAATCAAAAAGATGTCTTGGTGAATGCTTTGATAAAATTGTTCAAATCTTCGAACAAACAAAACAACAAGATATTCTATTTAACTGGGATGAGAAGTTTGACTATATTTTGAAATAA
- a CDS encoding ribonuclease domain-containing protein, protein MKTSIINGSEVSRLSVAIQLPQNYVNKVQAAANGWKPGKALNNTNPGGQLGGDIFENSTNLLPSAPGRVWQEADIGLNNTISRSNQPGTRLLYSNDGLLYITTDHYETATSIGKWK, encoded by the coding sequence ATGAAAACCAGTATTATCAACGGCTCGGAAGTGTCTAGATTATCAGTGGCGATTCAATTGCCTCAAAACTATGTAAATAAAGTACAAGCTGCGGCTAATGGGTGGAAGCCAGGAAAGGCATTAAATAATACGAATCCTGGAGGTCAGTTGGGGGGCGATATCTTTGAAAACTCGACTAACTTACTGCCTTCTGCACCAGGAAGAGTGTGGCAAGAAGCGGATATAGGATTAAATAATACTATATCGAGAAGCAATCAACCAGGAACAAGGCTATTGTATTCAAATGATGGTTTGCTATATATCACGACAGATCACTATGAAACCGCGACTTCAATAGGCAAATGGAAGTGA
- a CDS encoding IS1 family transposase (programmed frameshift), producing the protein MAKIDVVCPRCSETHGVIRNGHSGSGAQLYRCNQCLKTFQLSYRYNGAKPETHQAIVDMAMNGSGCRDTARVLRISLNTVLRHLKNFTPHQVAQNVEPSAEVVICCEADEQWSYVRCKGNQRWLFYAYDRIRKRVIAHVFGPRNALTLKRLLVLLSQFSIAFYMTDAWPVYRTLLSSTSHVISKKYTQRIERHNLNLRTHLKRLARKTICFSKSEEMHDKIIGWYLTINHYH; encoded by the exons CCGGCTCAGGGGCGCAGCTCTATCGCTGTAACCAATGCCTGAAGACCTTCCAGCTCAGCTATCGCTACAACGGAGCTAAACCCGAAACCCATCAGGCCATCGTTGATATGGCGATGAACGGCTCCGGATGCCGCGATACAGCACGGGTTCTACGGATAAGCCTCAATACCGTTCTGCGTCATCTAAAAAACT TTACGCCGCACCAGGTAGCGCAAAACGTAGAGCCTAGCGCAGAGGTGGTTATCTGCTGTGAAGCCGATGAGCAGTGGTCATATGTCCGCTGTAAAGGCAATCAACGCTGGCTGTTTTATGCCTATGACCGCATCCGAAAGCGCGTTATCGCCCATGTATTTGGCCCGCGAAATGCTTTGACATTAAAGCGTCTTCTGGTTTTGCTGAGCCAGTTTAGCATTGCCTTCTACATGACCGATGCCTGGCCGGTATACCGCACTTTATTGTCCTCAACCAGTCATGTTATCAGCAAGAAATACACCCAGAGGATAGAGCGACATAATCTGAACTTGCGAACCCATCTCAAACGGTTAGCCCGCAAGACTATCTGCTTCTCAAAATCAGAAGAAATGCACGATAAGATCATCGGATGGTATCTGACAATTAACCATTACCACTAA